Proteins from one Conexivisphaerales archaeon genomic window:
- a CDS encoding S9 family peptidase — protein MLKPVAVEDFARYKSLSVPSISPDRSRIAISVHQANLEDDSYISDVWLADIDGANFYKFTNGGRDFSPKWSPDGKKLLFLSRRNMSKEEKGNALYVINRDGGEAKLVVKRKEGIESAEWCQDSTSITFLSNIVKEEQDDVRVIRRFRFWFNGSGYVYNQRKHAFKVDINSGEVKQLTSGDFDVSAAHLSHDGNRLAYLAQMDEMRPYITDLLIKDLATGSEQKITTSDMEIEEAVWSPDDKFLAIKGNKLTSGFASHSHLWLVEPDGYLHQLEAVDRNKSNSLNSDVRNGAHAPSMLLWEGDNIYFHQQDEGSAHLYRINPKEGKSHLVLGGERSIEGVDVKKNIVAFVAMSAFSLEELYVKDKSERKITSLNSDLYNEIEIIKPEKFSFRASDNEQIEGWIILPKEHTQKVPVILYIHGGPKTSFGNSFMHEFQVFASAGYAVVYMNPRGSDGYTEKFADIRGSYGKRDYQDIMEGLDYILSSHELLDADRLGVAGGSYGGFMTNWIIGHTNRFKAAVTDRSIASWTSFFGTSDIGPHFTKDQIGYDPWSNESKIAEDSPLKYLPNVRTPLLVIHSMEDYRCWLVEGLQMYTGLKYLGKEAELVLFANENHDLSRNGKPKHRVARLKHYLRWFDYYLKR, from the coding sequence ATGCTAAAACCAGTTGCAGTAGAAGATTTTGCAAGATATAAGAGCCTATCTGTACCTTCAATCTCACCTGACAGAAGTAGGATAGCCATCTCAGTACACCAAGCTAATTTGGAAGACGACTCTTACATTAGTGATGTTTGGCTGGCAGATATTGATGGAGCAAACTTCTACAAGTTCACCAATGGTGGAAGAGATTTTTCTCCTAAATGGTCTCCTGATGGTAAAAAACTGCTCTTTCTGTCAAGAAGAAATATGTCAAAAGAAGAAAAGGGAAATGCATTATATGTGATAAACAGAGATGGAGGAGAAGCAAAATTAGTCGTTAAAAGAAAGGAAGGAATAGAATCTGCTGAGTGGTGTCAAGATTCAACATCAATTACATTTTTGTCAAATATTGTGAAGGAGGAGCAAGACGACGTAAGAGTAATCAGGCGATTCCGTTTTTGGTTCAACGGAAGTGGATATGTATATAATCAGAGAAAGCATGCCTTTAAAGTAGATATTAATAGTGGAGAAGTTAAACAGTTAACTTCTGGTGATTTCGATGTTTCAGCAGCTCATTTATCACATGACGGAAATAGACTCGCTTATCTTGCACAGATGGATGAGATGAGGCCATATATTACAGACCTCTTGATTAAGGACCTTGCCACTGGTAGCGAACAGAAGATTACAACGTCAGACATGGAAATAGAAGAAGCTGTTTGGTCACCAGATGATAAATTCCTAGCAATTAAAGGTAATAAACTTACTTCCGGCTTTGCATCGCACTCACACCTTTGGCTTGTGGAACCTGATGGATATCTTCATCAATTGGAAGCTGTGGATAGAAATAAGTCGAATTCCTTGAATAGTGATGTCAGAAACGGAGCTCATGCACCAAGTATGCTCTTGTGGGAAGGAGACAACATCTATTTCCACCAACAAGACGAAGGATCTGCACATTTGTACAGAATAAATCCAAAAGAGGGTAAATCTCATTTAGTGCTTGGTGGAGAACGTAGCATAGAAGGTGTTGATGTAAAGAAGAACATAGTTGCCTTTGTGGCGATGAGCGCATTTAGCCTAGAAGAGCTGTATGTAAAGGACAAGAGTGAGAGAAAAATTACCAGTCTTAACAGCGATCTCTATAATGAAATTGAAATTATTAAACCAGAAAAATTCTCATTCAGAGCTAGTGATAACGAGCAGATAGAAGGTTGGATTATTTTACCAAAGGAGCATACGCAAAAGGTGCCGGTAATATTATATATTCATGGAGGACCAAAAACTAGCTTTGGAAATTCATTTATGCATGAATTTCAAGTCTTTGCTTCTGCTGGTTATGCTGTTGTATACATGAACCCTAGAGGAAGTGATGGATATACAGAGAAATTTGCAGATATAAGGGGTTCATACGGTAAAAGGGATTATCAAGATATTATGGAGGGTTTGGATTACATATTATCGTCACACGAGCTTTTAGATGCTGATAGATTAGGTGTAGCTGGGGGGTCATATGGTGGTTTTATGACAAACTGGATTATAGGGCACACTAATAGGTTTAAGGCTGCTGTTACAGACAGAAGTATAGCAAGTTGGACCAGCTTTTTTGGTACGTCGGATATAGGTCCTCATTTTACTAAGGACCAAATAGGCTATGATCCCTGGAGTAATGAAAGCAAGATAGCTGAAGATTCTCCTTTGAAATATTTACCCAATGTTCGAACACCTCTCCTTGTTATACATTCTATGGAAGACTATAGATGCTGGCTAGTTGAAGGTTTGCAGATGTATACTGGGCTAAAGTATCTAGGAAAAGAGGCAGAGCTTGTTCTATTCGCGAACGAAAACCATGACCTATCCAGGAACGGAAAACCCAAACATAGGGTTGCAAGGCTTAAACATTATCTTAGATGGTTTGATTATTATCTAAAAAGGTAA